The following are from one region of the Ornithorhynchus anatinus isolate Pmale09 chromosome X1, mOrnAna1.pri.v4, whole genome shotgun sequence genome:
- the HESX1 gene encoding homeobox expressed in ES cells 1, with protein sequence MSPTLQKGACLVENKPSPCPFSIDSILGSDQKKDCIPSIKSRGLWTDSSDGLGENGSPCVYIPLIPYGISFSHSLGYPMPEKRILKYEKYFSASERLSFKRELSWYRGRRPRTAFTRNQIEVLENVFRVNSYPGIDVREELAQKLDLEEDRIQIWFQNRRAKLKRSHREKQFLMVKNNFTAN encoded by the exons ATGTCTCCCACTCTTCAGAAAGGGGCCTGTTTGGTGGAAAACAAACCGTCACCTTGTCCATTTTCAATTGACAGCATTTTGGGATCGGACCAGAAGAAAGATTGCATTCCTTCGATTAAATCTCGCGGGCTGTGGACAGATTCCAGTGATGGTTTGG GGGAAAATGGAAGTCCTTGTGTGTATATCCCTCTCATTCCTTATGGGATCTCATTCTCCCATAGTCTAGGCTATCCAATGCCAGAAAAAAGGATTTTGAAATATGAAAAGTATTTTTCAGCCTCAGAAAGACTGTCTTTTAAAAGAGAGCTAAGCTGGTACAGAGGCAGAAGACCAAGAACTGCTTTCACCAGAAACCAG ATTGAAGTGTTGGAGAATGTCTTTAGAGTAAACTCTTACCCTGGTATTGACGTCAGAGAAGAATTAGCTCAGAAATTGGATTTGGAGGAAGACAGAATACAG ATCTGGTTCCAAAATCGGCGGGCAAAACTGAAAAGATCACATAGGGAAAAACAGTTTTTGATGGTAAAAAATAATTTCACTGCAAATTGA